In Camelina sativa cultivar DH55 chromosome 17, Cs, whole genome shotgun sequence, the genomic stretch GTTGCAAGTACCGGTATCTAACTAAGAAATTCTTTCAGGTTCACGTCAGACCAATTCCCTTCTCAATAGCATACATGAAAAACTCTTGAGCTTTCTGATTACGACTGTTCTCTTACATGCTTTTTTCTTTGACTTTCTTTCAGGAAAGGGATACACGGAGGGTCTTTTATGGGCTTGATGACATAGAAAAAGCATCTGAAATCATTATAGTATGTCTGCAGTTATCTCCTTTAAATGATCATATGAACTGGGAAGAgcattattttaactttttgggCAAAATTTAACTTTAGGTGGAAGGGGAAATAGATAAACTTGCAATGGAAGAGGCTGGTTTTCGCAATTGTGTGTCTGTTCCTGATGGAGCTCCAGCGTCGGTTTCTTCAAAGGAAACCTCACCTGAAAAGGTTTGCCTGGTCTTCTAGGTTTCATACTTTACATCTCTTTTAAATATTCTCTCTTATTTGATTCCTTAAGCATTTTACTGTTCTGTGAAGCTAGGACACGAAGTATAAGTTCCTATGGAATTGCAATGACTATCTAAAAAAGGTATGTGATAActgattatttagttttatgtgTGACTATTTGAATGCCAATCTtccttaagtttttttattcGTAGGCGTCTCGAATTGTTATTGCTACTGATGGAGATGGACCTGGTCAAGCTCTGGGGGAAGAACTTGCACGGCGTTTGGGGAAAGAAAGATGTTGGCGTGTCAAATGGCCGAAGAAAAATGAGGAGGAACATTTCAAAGATGCAAACGAGGTCAGAtagatttatgtaaattttatgaaTTTGCTTTTGTGGTTACTCTGGTTTAAATGACCACAATAATTCCTTACTTGGATGATTTTCGTAGCTGCTTATGTCTGAGGGACCTCATTTAGTCAAGGAGGCTATTCTAAATGCTGAGCCATACCCTATACAAGGATTATTCGCTTTCAAAGATTTCTTCGATGAAATTGATGCATTCTATCATCGAACACATGGATACGAGTATGGTGTTTCAACGGGGTGGAAAACTTTGGACAACTTCTATAGTGTAAGCTTTGAAGTCatgttatttatttgatattgttGTAGGCTCATCAACTATGTGATATATTAAATTTGCTCTTGATCAGGTTGTGCCAGGAGAGTTGACTGTTGTTACAGGTGTTCCTAATTCTGGAAAGAGTGAATGGATTGATGCTCTGTTATGCAATCTAAACCATAGTGTTGGCTGGAAATTTGCTCTCTGTTCAATGGAGAATAAGGTGTGTTTCTGACCTTGTCCTTGAATGGGAAAACTGCTTTGTAGTAGCTTTACCTGATTGTTCTTGTTCGCGCTGCTTCCAGGTACGAGATCATGGCAGGAAACTTTTGGAAAAACATGTACAGAAACCATTCTTTGATGCAAAGTAAGCCTCTTTATTTTGAAAAGACCCTCACAATCTGATTGAAGCCAAGAACTGTTGCTCTTGTAATGTCTGAACTTGTACTTTAACTTTGTTCTTTCTTGAAAGTggtgtttatgtttttccttttttctcaaCAGTTACGGAAGAGCTGTCCAACGGATGAATGTTGAGGAGTTGGAGGAAGGGAAAGAGTGGTTGAATGACACCTTCTCTCTCATAAGGTAAAATATTCAGCTTTAATTGAACTTGACTCTCCGCTGATACAAAAATATGTACCTAAAGACCTGGAAAGTCGCATTACTTGGACATGATATGGTAAATATTTTGGTGTTTGGGTTCTCATGACTAATCAGATGTGAGATGGATTCACTTCCAAATATTGAATGGGTTCTGGAACGTGCAAAAGCGGCTGTTCTTCGTTATGGGATTCGAGGACTTGTTATAGATCCTTACAATGAGCTCGACCATCAACGTACTACACGCCAGTGAGTGATGAAAATGTTTTCACTTCAATCAATTTTACATTCTTTCCTTTCTGGAACATGATAGatttctatttgttttgatAGGACGGAGACAGAGTATGTTAGCCAGATGCTTACAAAGATCAAACGCTTTTCCCAACACCACTCCTGCCATGTCTGGTTTGTCGCTCATCCAAAACAGTTGCAACAATGGGATGGCAGTGCACCGAACCTTTACGATATTAGTGGCAGCGcacattttataaacaaatgtGACAATGGTATAGTAATTCACAGAAACCGCGATGAAAAAGCTGGACCTCTTGATCTAGTACAAGTGGGTACCAAtcccttcatcttcatctataatgtatattaaaaattgcCTTCGTATTGTGTAAAGTTCCTAACTATTTGTATGTTTCAGATTTGTGTGAGAAAAGTACGAAACAAGGTTGCAGGACAAATTGGTGATGCGTACTTGTGTTACGATAGGTACATAAGCTTTCCAAGTATCTTCTTATTCCTACAAATCTAACTTAACGGACTGAACAAGATTTTGTATACTACTTTGGCACTGAAAACTAGTTGAAGTTATTCCAAAGTACTCAAAGTTTAGATTAAAGAGCTGAGCGCTTCACGCCGTAGAGAATTTTTGCCTAGAACACCAAACCTTTGTCAAAACTCTGTtaatgaaattgttttttttgacaGGGCAACTGGTTTGTATTCGGATTCTCCAGAGACGCCTGAGATGAGATTAAACAAGCGGCACTGATCAGTTTAAAGGCCGTCAAACACGTTGGACATAGCGTATGGATAACATGTGTCAACTAAATTTTTATTCCTCTTGGTTACCATTGGTGAGGAAAAAGATTTTCTCGTGAGAGGATTCTTGTAGCCCTTTGTTTTAAAACAGACTGTCTCGGTTGAAAAGACAAGATTCTAGCTCTATGTAATGTGGATCGTCGTGCTTCTCTCTCTTGTGCCTGGTGGGTCTGGTCCAGGTCCAAAATGCGACTTAATTCGATTTTTTGTACAGCTCTTGTGATCTTTTTTGTGCTCTGTCTCATTCTAtagtttgttctgtttctctctgtctctgtctcctCCTTTAGTTGCGGCTGATTTGGCGGGGTGAATTAGCTTAGCTGTAAACGGTTTGACTTCAACTACCTCTCTGTGTTATTGTTATGCAAACTTCTTTGCAAATTGCTTCAATTATTTCCACTGTTTAGCCCTacttctttgtgttttgtcaatctaattgattttgtgagtatattactatattttatgaTAGTAGATAGAATCAGTTGCGGCGGTGCCACTATAAATGTTATCATATAATCATTGCGACGTCGTAATGAAAATAGGAATATAGGTGGAGATTTGGAAATATTTTATTCGCGGCGTCAAAGGATATGTCTTGGACCAAGATTATTGATAATATCTCTAGTGTAGTAGAATATCCAATTAGTGATCTGTCTAATTGTAAACGCATTTTCATTatcagcaaaacaaaacaaatgaccTTTAGAGAAGCTTATTTGTGTTAATCTTGTATTCTTAAATTAGAGATAAGTTCATGATTTGTTGTTCCAGTCCGGAGAAGTCGAACTTACAGGAATATTAACAAGTAAATTTGGAAATTAAGAGACTAATTTTCAGATCACCTAATAATCTGATTTACATGGACacattttgattatatatacgAAGCTCATTCATATGGAAACTGCAgctcattaattaaaataaaaataaaaataaagatatgaTTAGTGTGTCTTTAAATTAGCTTTGTTGGCAAACTGGGTTGTCAACAGCTAAAACATAATCTTTACTTGCCCAATAAAGGAGAACGTATAATACtgaaatcatgaatttt encodes the following:
- the LOC104757455 gene encoding twinkle homolog protein, chloroplastic/mitochondrial, whose translation is MRFLLRLPQTHLRKLSCSMSVLMGSKQFLEFCLLPSFAVSSSSSSSSSPSYSPGRQLSSVSRRLLPVLASRPVSKNSPFHQRTNGLSSYTSISRVPTPVVPEEEADKRAVSSKLVTLRRKLAEQGIDAQNCPPGQYSGLICPTCGGGDSLEKSLSLFIASDGSSATWNCFRGKCGLKGGVKADGRLPFAEPKEKVERKVTVDSLELEPLCDEIQEYFAARAISRKTLERNRVMQKRIGDQIVIAFTYWQRGELVSCKYRYLTKKFFQERDTRRVFYGLDDIEKASEIIIVEGEIDKLAMEEAGFRNCVSVPDGAPASVSSKETSPEKDTKYKFLWNCNDYLKKASRIVIATDGDGPGQALGEELARRLGKERCWRVKWPKKNEEEHFKDANELLMSEGPHLVKEAILNAEPYPIQGLFAFKDFFDEIDAFYHRTHGYEYGVSTGWKTLDNFYSVVPGELTVVTGVPNSGKSEWIDALLCNLNHSVGWKFALCSMENKVRDHGRKLLEKHVQKPFFDANYGRAVQRMNVEELEEGKEWLNDTFSLIRCEMDSLPNIEWVLERAKAAVLRYGIRGLVIDPYNELDHQRTTRQTETEYVSQMLTKIKRFSQHHSCHVWFVAHPKQLQQWDGSAPNLYDISGSAHFINKCDNGIVIHRNRDEKAGPLDLVQICVRKVRNKVAGQIGDAYLCYDRATGLYSDSPETPEMRLNKRH